The Sphingobacterium bambusae genome includes a window with the following:
- a CDS encoding Gfo/Idh/MocA family protein, which produces MKRKDFIKQATLLAASSVFLKSHAFTRADAPLRVGLIGVNGMGWSNLNAILKQKGVQCTALCDVDERILDKRIKELAERKIEVKRFIDYKSLLQSDLVDAVIIGTPDHWHCLQMVDAVQAGKHVYVEKPIGNSIRECEIMQAAAAKSDKMVQVGQWQRSQQHFKDAIAYVHSGKLGKIRLVKAWAYQGWMKSIPVKADEAVPTGVHYDKWLGPAAKRPFNPNRFHFEFRWFWDYAGGLMTDWGVHMLDYALMGMKVSDPKSIMAAGGKFAYPDDAAQTPDTLTTVFEFEGFNIQWEHANGIDLGPYNKNHGVAFIGNNGTLVLNREGWEVIPEKGRMDAVTFQKSVDNGLDKHMLNFVEAIQRKDKKHLHAPIEAGAHIAIFSQMGNIAYRTGKKLFWDRDKRQFSDKEANKYLQANYHNGFKLPVV; this is translated from the coding sequence ATGAAAAGAAAAGATTTTATTAAACAGGCTACGCTGCTAGCTGCATCCAGTGTTTTCCTAAAATCGCATGCATTTACGCGTGCCGACGCTCCACTTCGTGTAGGACTGATTGGCGTGAATGGCATGGGGTGGTCAAACCTGAATGCCATACTTAAACAAAAAGGCGTACAGTGTACAGCGCTTTGTGATGTGGACGAACGTATTTTGGATAAGCGGATCAAGGAGCTTGCAGAAAGAAAGATTGAGGTTAAGCGATTTATCGACTACAAAAGCCTGTTGCAATCCGATCTGGTGGATGCTGTGATCATCGGCACGCCCGATCATTGGCATTGTTTGCAAATGGTAGATGCTGTGCAGGCAGGAAAACATGTTTATGTTGAAAAGCCTATTGGTAACTCAATACGTGAGTGCGAAATTATGCAGGCTGCGGCGGCGAAAAGTGATAAGATGGTTCAGGTGGGACAGTGGCAACGTAGCCAACAACATTTTAAGGATGCTATTGCTTATGTACATAGTGGTAAACTGGGCAAGATTCGCTTGGTGAAGGCCTGGGCCTACCAAGGATGGATGAAAAGCATTCCTGTGAAAGCCGATGAGGCAGTTCCAACAGGCGTTCACTACGACAAATGGTTGGGCCCTGCGGCAAAGCGTCCCTTTAACCCGAATAGGTTTCATTTCGAATTTCGCTGGTTTTGGGATTATGCGGGTGGGCTGATGACCGACTGGGGTGTACACATGTTGGACTATGCCCTAATGGGGATGAAGGTGTCAGACCCTAAGTCGATTATGGCGGCCGGCGGTAAATTCGCCTATCCAGACGATGCGGCACAAACTCCAGACACCTTAACCACTGTTTTTGAATTTGAGGGTTTTAATATTCAATGGGAGCATGCCAATGGTATTGACTTAGGTCCCTATAACAAGAATCACGGTGTGGCTTTTATTGGTAATAACGGCACACTTGTGCTGAACCGTGAAGGCTGGGAGGTGATCCCCGAAAAGGGGCGTATGGATGCTGTTACCTTTCAGAAATCGGTAGACAACGGTTTGGATAAGCATATGTTGAATTTTGTTGAAGCCATACAGCGTAAGGATAAGAAACATCTACATGCACCTATTGAGGCGGGGGCGCATATTGCGATTTTCTCGCAAATGGGGAATATCGCCTATCGAACAGGAAAAAAATTGTTTTGGGATCGCGATAAACGTCAGTTTAGCGATAAAGAAGCCAATAAATACTTACAGGCAAACTACCATAATGGCTTTAAATTGCCCGTAGTGTAG
- a CDS encoding Gfo/Idh/MocA family protein codes for MEFNNFSSEVRVGVIGIKGMGWHNLEAILKVEGVRCTAICDIDDAVLAQRGKQLSEIGVVPKHYKDFNAMLADPEVDVVIIATPDHWHCLQAIAAMEAGKDVYVEKPLANSIVECDALIKAKQASDRIVQVGQWQRSQRHFQDAVAFVHSGKLGKIRTVKAWAYLGWKQRVPEKTDAPVPAGVDYLSWEGPAQRHPFNPNRFHYDFRWYWDYAGGLMTDWGVHLLDYALLGMKASTPKSIMATGGKFAYPEDAGDTPDTLTTVYEFDGFNIIWEHATSISNGPYGREHGIAFIGNKGTLVLDRGGWEVIAENDRMEPVPLQKRQDAGLELHMVNFIDAVRRRAPEIIKAPVEEAAHIAKLSHMGNIAYRTGQKLTWNAKKGRFSEKPANEYLAARYHNGYKFPKT; via the coding sequence ATGGAGTTTAATAATTTTTCTTCCGAAGTCCGTGTCGGCGTTATTGGAATAAAGGGGATGGGCTGGCATAATTTGGAAGCCATACTAAAGGTCGAAGGCGTTCGCTGCACGGCCATTTGCGACATTGATGACGCTGTGCTGGCGCAGCGAGGCAAGCAGCTAAGCGAGATCGGCGTTGTTCCGAAACACTATAAAGATTTTAATGCAATGCTGGCAGATCCAGAAGTGGACGTGGTGATCATCGCTACGCCGGATCATTGGCATTGCCTGCAAGCGATTGCCGCTATGGAGGCGGGAAAAGATGTGTATGTCGAGAAACCGTTGGCCAATTCCATCGTGGAGTGCGACGCCCTGATTAAAGCCAAGCAGGCATCAGATCGAATTGTTCAAGTAGGGCAATGGCAGCGTAGCCAACGCCATTTCCAAGATGCCGTAGCTTTTGTGCATAGTGGTAAGCTTGGTAAAATAAGGACTGTAAAAGCTTGGGCCTATCTAGGCTGGAAGCAACGTGTTCCAGAAAAAACCGATGCGCCCGTGCCGGCAGGCGTCGACTACTTAAGTTGGGAGGGGCCGGCCCAAAGACATCCGTTTAACCCAAACCGTTTTCACTACGACTTTCGCTGGTACTGGGATTATGCTGGCGGGTTGATGACAGATTGGGGCGTACATCTTTTGGATTACGCGTTGTTGGGCATGAAAGCTTCCACGCCGAAATCCATTATGGCGACAGGCGGAAAATTTGCTTATCCCGAAGATGCAGGCGACACACCAGATACGCTAACGACCGTATACGAGTTTGACGGCTTCAATATTATTTGGGAACATGCGACGAGTATCAGCAATGGTCCTTACGGACGCGAGCATGGAATCGCTTTCATTGGCAATAAAGGGACGCTGGTTTTGGATAGAGGCGGTTGGGAAGTAATTGCCGAGAATGATCGCATGGAGCCGGTACCTTTACAAAAAAGGCAGGATGCCGGGTTGGAGCTGCACATGGTCAATTTTATAGACGCTGTACGCCGTCGTGCACCGGAAATTATAAAAGCACCGGTTGAAGAAGCTGCCCATATCGCCAAACTGTCGCATATGGGGAATATTGCCTATCGAACAGGACAAAAGCTGACTTGGAATGCAAAGAAAGGACGCTTTTCGGAAAAGCCGGCCAACGAATACCTTGCTGCTCGCTACCATAATGGTTATAAATTTCCTAAAACCTAG
- a CDS encoding helix-turn-helix domain-containing protein, whose protein sequence is MKLFIKNMVCDRCKMAVRSELTHVGLSPVRVELGEIEIEETETDGKIDALEQRLRDLGFELLLDPKARLVEQIKAAIILLVRRDTADAPPNISTYLADYLNKDYASLSNTFSQIKHTTIEKYLILQKVERVKELLTYGEFNINEIAYQLHYSSVAHLSNQFKKITGLSPSAYKKSAKNFRRQLDML, encoded by the coding sequence ATGAAACTTTTCATCAAAAATATGGTTTGCGATCGCTGTAAAATGGCGGTACGATCCGAACTTACCCATGTTGGCCTTAGCCCCGTAAGGGTGGAGCTTGGTGAAATCGAAATTGAAGAAACCGAAACCGATGGAAAAATCGACGCCTTAGAACAACGGCTGCGGGATTTGGGATTTGAGTTATTGCTCGATCCAAAAGCTCGCCTTGTCGAACAGATAAAAGCAGCTATTATCCTGCTAGTGCGCCGTGACACAGCAGATGCGCCACCCAACATCTCAACCTATCTTGCTGACTATCTAAACAAGGACTATGCTAGCCTTAGTAATACGTTTAGCCAAATAAAACATACGACTATCGAAAAATACCTAATTCTGCAAAAGGTAGAACGTGTCAAAGAATTGTTGACCTATGGTGAATTCAACATCAATGAAATTGCCTACCAACTACACTACAGCAGTGTGGCACACCTCAGCAACCAGTTTAAAAAAATTACTGGGCTCAGCCCCAGTGCTTATAAAAAGTCTGCCAAAAACTTCAGAAGGCAATTGGATATGCTCTAA
- a CDS encoding class I SAM-dependent methyltransferase: MASTEELKQLAAQLAHPRGNIGKDISRMMEQTNSNMTKQAIQSLSLQAGQQVLELGHGNAGHVSALFQERPSLLYFGLDVSETMQQEAMRNNKEAVEKKSASFQIYDGKNIPFQEPIFDSIFLVNTIYFVQDPASLIHDLALILRPAGKLAITFADRTFMESLPFTAYGFTLYEEAELRNLADNKLLEYCDSHHGKEQVTSKAGDQVERQFTTLLWTRK, translated from the coding sequence ATGGCAAGTACAGAGGAATTAAAGCAGCTAGCGGCACAATTGGCTCATCCTAGGGGCAATATCGGAAAAGATATTTCCCGCATGATGGAGCAGACCAATAGCAATATGACAAAACAAGCGATCCAATCCCTATCCCTTCAAGCAGGACAGCAGGTGCTAGAGCTGGGGCATGGCAACGCCGGGCATGTATCAGCCCTATTCCAAGAGCGTCCAAGCTTGCTCTACTTCGGGCTTGACGTGTCTGAGACCATGCAACAAGAAGCCATGCGCAACAACAAAGAGGCTGTAGAAAAAAAATCGGCCAGTTTCCAGATTTATGACGGAAAAAATATACCATTCCAAGAGCCAATATTCGACTCCATTTTCTTGGTTAACACTATTTATTTTGTCCAAGATCCAGCATCCCTTATACATGATCTTGCGTTGATACTTCGACCTGCCGGTAAATTAGCCATCACATTTGCGGACCGAACGTTTATGGAAAGCCTGCCTTTTACAGCCTACGGCTTTACCTTGTATGAGGAAGCCGAACTTCGCAACTTGGCAGATAATAAACTGCTCGAATACTGCGATAGTCATCACGGCAAAGAGCAGGTTACAAGCAAAGCTGGCGATCAAGTAGAACGACAGTTTACAACCTTGCTGTGGACAAGAAAATAA
- a CDS encoding heavy metal translocating P-type ATPase, with translation MNKQYKIWGMTCSGCQASVQRKLNELEGVQANVTLETGLVDIQSEKKYTLAELQEQLAPLAHYEIHEVDAEVEQVPVAIADSASSTYVCPMYCEGEEKTYSEKGRCPVCNMHLVPIESLVGNDAHQHRKNTPQPSASNAGKYYCPMMCEGDKVYDTFGSCPVCGMNLEKIPELTLQVVYSCPMHPEVQQDHPGNCPICGMDLLANQTPESGDPVYQDLRKKLWISVAFTLPVFLLAMGDMLPGAPVSRLIAPQTNGWIQLLLTLPVVFYTCRMFFERAWTSFRSWKLNMFSLIGLGAGAAFLYSLLALFFPAVLPQEHTAHHGVPLYFESVCVILTLVLLGQLMEAKAHAKTSSAIKELIKLSPHEAIRIEGAEEKRIAVSAIRVGDLLRVRPGDKVPIDGEITEGGSSVDESMISGEPLPIEKYVGDTVIGGTLNGNHSFIMKAKHIGSNTMLAQIIQLVNDASRSQAPIQKRSDKISSIFVPIVIGAAILTFALWFFAGHEDRFAFAFTNMIAVLIVACPCALGLATPMSVMVGIGKGAKNGILIKNAASFERLQQVDTLVVDKTGTLTEGKPQVSYVHTFDTAKFKEADVLQIAASVNKSSSHPLANAMLQQAKAKSLQLLDVIQFENIAGKGVSGKIFHMQVLLGNRKLLRDHHIALSQTIEQEIAQAEQQGHSVSLLAIDQQCVGMLAVSDEVKASSRDAIAALQQLGISVHMFTGDNEQSAQLVAQKTGIKQVHSSMLPADKLDEVKVLQQQHKVVAMAGDGINDAPALTQADIGIAMGTGTDIAIHSAEITLVKGDLSGVSKAIKLSHQMIQNVKQNLAFAFLYNVIGIPVAAGILYPAFGILMSPMLAAAAMSLSSVSVILNAWRLNRSTLD, from the coding sequence ATGAACAAGCAATACAAAATATGGGGAATGACCTGCAGTGGCTGCCAAGCTAGCGTGCAGCGCAAGCTTAATGAGCTGGAAGGCGTACAGGCCAACGTAACGTTGGAAACGGGCTTAGTCGACATACAAAGCGAAAAAAAGTATACCCTAGCAGAACTGCAGGAGCAACTCGCTCCATTAGCGCACTATGAAATCCATGAAGTTGATGCCGAGGTAGAACAGGTGCCCGTCGCAATCGCTGACTCCGCCAGCAGCACCTACGTATGCCCGATGTATTGCGAAGGCGAAGAAAAAACCTACAGCGAAAAAGGACGTTGTCCAGTGTGCAATATGCACCTTGTGCCCATCGAGTCGTTGGTAGGTAACGATGCACATCAGCATCGCAAGAACACGCCACAACCGTCGGCATCCAACGCGGGAAAATACTATTGCCCGATGATGTGCGAAGGCGACAAGGTCTATGATACATTCGGCTCCTGCCCCGTATGTGGTATGAACCTAGAAAAAATTCCGGAATTGACCCTACAGGTGGTCTATAGCTGTCCGATGCACCCTGAAGTACAACAAGACCATCCCGGCAATTGCCCTATCTGTGGGATGGACCTCCTTGCCAATCAGACTCCGGAAAGTGGCGACCCTGTTTATCAGGATCTACGCAAAAAACTTTGGATCAGTGTGGCATTTACCTTGCCCGTTTTCCTGCTCGCCATGGGCGATATGTTGCCAGGAGCGCCAGTCAGTCGATTGATAGCCCCGCAGACCAACGGTTGGATACAATTGCTATTGACCCTTCCCGTTGTATTTTATACCTGCCGGATGTTTTTTGAACGGGCATGGACCTCCTTTCGATCTTGGAAACTGAATATGTTCAGTTTGATTGGTCTGGGCGCTGGCGCAGCATTTCTTTACAGTCTACTGGCGCTATTTTTCCCAGCTGTGCTTCCGCAGGAGCATACTGCACATCACGGCGTACCGCTTTACTTCGAATCGGTGTGCGTGATTTTAACACTTGTTCTATTGGGGCAATTGATGGAAGCTAAAGCGCATGCAAAAACCAGTAGCGCTATCAAAGAGCTCATAAAACTATCGCCGCACGAAGCGATCCGTATCGAGGGAGCTGAAGAAAAACGCATTGCGGTGTCCGCCATCCGTGTGGGTGATTTGTTGCGTGTTCGTCCTGGCGACAAGGTGCCAATAGATGGCGAAATTACCGAAGGTGGAAGTAGCGTTGACGAATCTATGATCAGTGGAGAACCACTTCCTATCGAGAAATATGTAGGCGATACGGTCATTGGGGGCACCTTGAATGGCAATCACAGTTTTATCATGAAGGCCAAGCACATCGGTAGCAACACCATGTTGGCACAGATTATCCAGCTGGTAAATGATGCCAGTCGTAGCCAAGCCCCCATTCAAAAACGCAGCGACAAAATATCAAGCATTTTCGTCCCTATTGTTATTGGCGCGGCCATACTTACTTTTGCACTTTGGTTTTTTGCAGGTCATGAAGACCGATTTGCCTTTGCTTTCACAAATATGATTGCCGTACTCATTGTCGCTTGCCCCTGTGCATTGGGCCTCGCTACCCCAATGTCGGTCATGGTGGGCATCGGGAAAGGTGCAAAAAACGGAATTTTAATCAAGAATGCAGCTTCGTTCGAGCGATTACAACAGGTGGACACCTTGGTTGTCGATAAAACCGGTACCCTCACCGAAGGCAAACCGCAGGTATCTTATGTACATACGTTCGATACCGCCAAGTTTAAGGAAGCGGATGTGTTGCAGATCGCCGCATCTGTCAACAAAAGTAGCTCCCATCCGCTGGCAAATGCGATGTTACAACAGGCGAAGGCAAAGTCTTTGCAGCTCTTGGATGTCATCCAATTTGAAAATATCGCGGGCAAGGGTGTGTCTGGCAAGATATTCCACATGCAGGTACTACTGGGGAACAGGAAGCTACTCCGTGATCATCATATCGCACTGTCACAGACTATAGAACAAGAAATCGCACAGGCCGAGCAACAGGGGCACAGTGTTTCGCTACTCGCGATAGACCAACAGTGCGTCGGTATGCTTGCTGTAAGTGATGAAGTCAAAGCAAGTAGCCGTGACGCTATCGCCGCCCTGCAGCAACTCGGTATCAGTGTACATATGTTTACCGGCGATAATGAACAAAGCGCTCAGCTTGTAGCACAAAAAACAGGCATCAAACAGGTACATTCGTCCATGTTACCTGCCGATAAATTGGACGAAGTAAAGGTACTCCAACAGCAGCACAAGGTCGTCGCGATGGCAGGCGATGGCATCAATGATGCGCCAGCACTAACACAGGCAGATATAGGAATCGCTATGGGAACAGGAACCGATATCGCCATACATAGTGCGGAAATAACCTTGGTGAAAGGAGATCTCAGCGGTGTCAGCAAAGCGATAAAACTAAGCCACCAGATGATACAGAACGTCAAACAAAACCTAGCATTTGCATTTTTGTACAATGTAATTGGAATTCCCGTAGCTGCAGGCATTCTCTACCCGGCATTCGGCATCTTAATGTCGCCAATGCTTGCAGCGGCAGCTATGAGTTTAAGCTCCGTATCCGTGATCCTGAATGCTTGGAGACTAAATCGCAGCACGCTGGATTAG
- a CDS encoding GH92 family glycosyl hydrolase — MKFRFLTTFILSAAVSLGYSQTVGKIDKPIDLVSTLVGTQSTYFLSTGNTYPAIAMPWGMNFWSPQTGKMGDGWMYMYTAEKIRGFKQTHQPSPWMNDYGQFSVMPMVGKKTFDEEKRASYFSHKAEVAKPHYYSVYLADYDVKTEITPTERAAYFRFTFPKTNEGYVLLDAFDKGSYVEVLPKEQRIIGYSTKNSGGVPENFKNYFVLEFDRPFANVATFADSVLTDGRYLVKADHVGALVGFQIANAGDQILMKAASSFISKEQAALNLKELEGATFDERVAKGEETWNNELKKIEIEGGSIDDMRTFYSCLYRSLLFPRMFYEIDAQGQVVHYSPYNGKVLPGYMFTDTGFWDTFRSLFPFLNLMYPEISEKMQDGLANAYRESGWLPEWASPGLRNVMVGNNSASVVADAWVKGIRSKDIETLYEAVKHGADNAGPLTAVGRAGASYYKELGYVPYDVNINENAARSLEYAYDDFSIYQLAKALNKPEADLQYYKSRAYNYQKLYDPATGLMRGKNKDGQFQAPFNPFKWGDAFTEGNSWHYTWSVFQDVEGLAKLMGGHQAMEIKLDSVFSLPPIFDDSYYGFPIHEIREMQVANMGQYAHGNQPIQHMVYLYNHVGAPWKTQYWVRETMKRMYSPYPDGYCGDEDNGQTSAWYVFSALGFYPVTPATDEYILGAPLFQKATLHLANGKKVAINAANNSDANRYVRALKWNGKSYSKNYIKHSELLKGATLNFDMQAEPNKQRGVNKADLPFSLSKDDK; from the coding sequence ATGAAGTTTAGATTTTTAACGACGTTTATACTCAGCGCTGCTGTTTCACTTGGCTACAGCCAGACTGTTGGTAAGATCGATAAACCCATCGATCTCGTTAGTACATTGGTCGGTACACAGTCAACCTATTTCCTTTCTACTGGAAATACCTATCCTGCGATAGCGATGCCTTGGGGCATGAATTTTTGGAGCCCTCAAACTGGAAAGATGGGGGATGGATGGATGTATATGTACACCGCCGAAAAAATTCGTGGATTCAAACAGACGCACCAACCGTCGCCATGGATGAACGATTATGGTCAATTTTCGGTGATGCCGATGGTGGGCAAGAAAACCTTCGACGAGGAAAAGCGTGCCAGTTACTTCTCACATAAAGCAGAAGTGGCCAAGCCACATTACTATTCGGTTTACCTTGCGGATTACGACGTCAAGACGGAAATTACCCCAACGGAGCGTGCCGCGTATTTCCGCTTTACGTTTCCAAAAACGAATGAGGGCTATGTGCTTCTTGATGCGTTTGACAAGGGATCTTATGTAGAAGTATTGCCGAAAGAACAGCGCATCATTGGCTATTCGACGAAGAATAGCGGTGGTGTTCCGGAGAATTTCAAGAACTATTTTGTATTGGAATTTGATCGTCCCTTTGCAAACGTGGCAACCTTTGCCGACTCGGTGTTGACGGACGGCCGTTATTTGGTTAAAGCGGATCATGTGGGTGCGTTGGTGGGCTTCCAAATAGCAAATGCAGGCGATCAGATCCTGATGAAGGCAGCGTCGTCCTTTATTTCGAAGGAACAAGCTGCCTTGAACCTAAAAGAATTGGAAGGGGCGACATTTGATGAACGTGTAGCGAAAGGTGAAGAAACTTGGAACAACGAGTTGAAGAAAATCGAGATCGAAGGTGGCTCTATTGATGATATGCGTACATTCTATTCCTGCTTGTACCGTTCGTTGTTGTTTCCGCGAATGTTTTATGAGATAGATGCGCAGGGACAAGTCGTGCATTATTCGCCGTACAACGGTAAGGTACTGCCAGGATACATGTTTACCGACACGGGCTTTTGGGATACTTTTCGCAGTTTGTTTCCTTTCTTGAACTTAATGTATCCAGAGATCAGCGAAAAAATGCAGGATGGCCTAGCCAATGCCTACCGTGAGAGCGGATGGTTGCCGGAATGGGCAAGTCCTGGTTTACGTAACGTGATGGTGGGGAACAATTCAGCATCCGTTGTGGCCGACGCTTGGGTGAAAGGTATTCGATCCAAGGATATCGAAACCCTATATGAGGCGGTTAAACATGGCGCCGATAATGCTGGGCCGTTAACGGCGGTTGGTAGAGCAGGAGCGTCCTACTACAAAGAACTCGGATATGTGCCTTATGATGTCAATATCAATGAAAATGCAGCGCGCTCGTTAGAGTATGCCTACGATGACTTCTCGATATATCAGTTGGCCAAGGCGCTCAACAAGCCCGAAGCTGATCTGCAGTATTACAAGTCACGTGCGTACAACTACCAGAAATTGTATGATCCGGCTACTGGATTGATGCGCGGTAAAAATAAGGATGGGCAGTTTCAGGCTCCTTTCAATCCGTTTAAATGGGGCGACGCCTTTACCGAAGGCAATAGCTGGCACTATACTTGGTCGGTGTTTCAAGACGTGGAAGGCTTAGCGAAATTGATGGGTGGACATCAAGCTATGGAGATAAAGTTGGATTCGGTATTTAGCTTGCCGCCGATTTTTGACGATTCCTATTACGGTTTCCCTATTCATGAAATTCGTGAAATGCAGGTGGCAAACATGGGACAGTATGCACACGGCAACCAGCCAATTCAGCATATGGTTTACTTGTATAACCACGTCGGTGCGCCTTGGAAAACACAATACTGGGTACGTGAGACTATGAAACGCATGTATTCTCCTTATCCGGATGGCTACTGCGGCGATGAGGATAATGGACAAACGTCGGCATGGTATGTATTTTCGGCATTAGGATTCTATCCGGTGACGCCGGCTACCGACGAATATATCTTGGGTGCACCTCTTTTCCAGAAAGCTACCTTGCATTTGGCTAATGGAAAGAAAGTCGCTATAAATGCGGCAAACAATTCGGATGCTAATCGCTACGTCCGTGCGCTTAAGTGGAACGGAAAGAGTTATAGCAAAAATTATATCAAGCATAGTGAACTGCTGAAAGGCGCCACCTTGAATTTTGATATGCAGGCCGAGCCTAACAAACAGCGCGGCGTAAATAAGGCTGATCTACCTTTCTCTTTAAGTAAGGACGATAAGTAA